A single genomic interval of Paenibacillus macerans harbors:
- a CDS encoding sensor histidine kinase: MAKPTENKQYPLRHYVNIMFLISFIVLILDFAISISAISIVKQQATRYLQDTAGLYLDRINHDFAYINHYTGWTLANDESLKAMTTSPMNSREFFEANENLHKRFTELQKNYGQEYNFFVYLKKQSFFLNCAPISISYSDYQALKEQIIANARQDRNVYEKLYSKWTPVRVNGKFYITNIVPYYDSYMISLVSADNLIRPLREINLGENGFVSLIAENGQSITSPVSNRGQVLNDVPQASSSPGLFQAGTTVNGQFTNATFHVKLVIQFGTFEKIMIAQLLILLLAVIITCSLGFILLYFRNKVLRPIKNFSYNLAFWTEEGEPLEFQGSKIIELEKANKQFLNLIGQIKKFKIDLYERELEKQRIQLDYMKLQIKPHFFLNCLTSIYSMAQMQMHEEIERMALSTAKYFRYIFQNDGDFVKLGDEIEHVRIYLEIQQHRYQNALAYRIEQEENLAETEIPPLVLQTFVENAVKYAVSRVAEARIELAAGLQLDAGEERLVIRISDTGPGFPPDILEKLQSGVSLEQTAGTRIGIMNTLQRLDSLYDKQAAVSFFNKEDGGACVILSLPANVAAGTNRSVAL, from the coding sequence ATGGCCAAACCAACGGAAAACAAACAGTATCCGCTCCGGCATTACGTGAACATCATGTTTCTGATTTCCTTCATCGTTCTTATCCTGGACTTTGCCATCAGCATTTCCGCGATCTCGATCGTCAAACAGCAGGCCACGCGGTATTTGCAGGATACGGCCGGCTTGTACCTGGACCGCATCAACCATGACTTTGCCTACATCAATCACTACACCGGGTGGACGCTGGCCAACGACGAAAGCCTGAAGGCGATGACTACGAGCCCGATGAACAGCCGGGAGTTTTTCGAGGCGAACGAAAATCTGCATAAACGGTTTACCGAGCTGCAAAAAAATTACGGACAGGAATACAATTTTTTCGTGTATTTAAAGAAGCAGTCGTTTTTTCTCAATTGCGCTCCGATCAGCATCTCCTATTCGGATTACCAGGCGCTGAAGGAACAGATTATCGCCAACGCCAGGCAGGATCGGAACGTTTACGAAAAGCTCTATTCCAAATGGACGCCGGTTCGGGTCAACGGTAAGTTTTACATTACGAACATTGTGCCTTATTACGACAGCTACATGATCAGCCTGGTTTCCGCGGATAACCTGATCCGCCCCCTGCGCGAGATAAATCTCGGGGAGAACGGCTTCGTGTCCCTGATCGCCGAGAACGGACAGAGCATCACCAGTCCGGTTTCCAACAGGGGCCAGGTGCTGAACGATGTTCCGCAGGCCTCTTCCTCCCCGGGCCTGTTCCAGGCCGGAACGACAGTGAATGGGCAGTTCACGAACGCTACTTTTCACGTCAAGCTGGTCATCCAGTTCGGAACCTTTGAAAAAATCATGATCGCCCAGCTGTTGATCCTGCTTTTGGCCGTGATCATTACCTGCAGCCTGGGGTTCATTTTGCTGTATTTCCGGAACAAGGTGCTGCGGCCGATCAAAAACTTTTCCTATAACCTGGCGTTTTGGACAGAAGAAGGCGAACCGCTGGAGTTTCAGGGCAGCAAAATCATTGAGCTGGAGAAAGCGAACAAGCAGTTTTTAAACCTGATCGGGCAGATCAAAAAATTCAAAATCGACCTGTACGAACGGGAGCTGGAAAAGCAGCGGATTCAGCTCGATTATATGAAGCTGCAGATCAAGCCGCATTTTTTCTTGAATTGCCTGACGTCCATCTACAGCATGGCGCAAATGCAAATGCACGAGGAAATCGAACGGATGGCGCTGTCGACCGCGAAATATTTCCGCTACATCTTCCAAAACGACGGGGACTTCGTCAAGCTGGGGGACGAAATCGAGCATGTGCGGATTTATCTCGAGATCCAGCAGCACCGTTATCAAAATGCCCTGGCCTACCGGATCGAACAGGAGGAAAATTTGGCGGAAACCGAAATCCCGCCGCTCGTTCTGCAGACATTCGTGGAGAACGCGGTCAAATATGCGGTGTCCCGGGTTGCGGAAGCGCGGATCGAGCTTGCGGCCGGCCTGCAGCTGGACGCCGGGGAAGAGCGCCTCGTGATTCGCATCTCCGATACCGGGCCCGGGTTCCCGCCGGATATTCTGGAGAAATTGCAAAGCGGGGTTTCCTTGGAACAAACGGCGGGCACCCGTATCGGGATCATGAACACGCTGCAGAGACTGGACTCCCTTTACGATAAACAAGCGGCAGTATCGTTCTTCAACAAGGAGGACGGCGGCGCCTGCGTAATTTTATCCCTCCCGGCCAACGTGGCGGCGGGAACGAACAGGAGTGTGGCCTTATGA
- a CDS encoding alpha-amylase family glycosyl hydrolase: MARRFKAFTASVVAVLMAAVFMAGNFAYIQPVRAASLEGVTQAAGPVPDGSLRVHYQRADQQYGHMGLWLWGDVKTPSEQAGNWPGGAAAFDGNQTTSYGAYLDIPLKDNAAHLNFIVVDKTNGVKEGGDKYVALTASGPKEVWIKEGSDEVYLQEPSGPPTGGPEDSQANFPAWSQDSVIYEVNVRQFTKEGTFAAFEAHLPRLKELGAEILWLMPIHPISQEKRVGTLGSYYSVADYKAVNPEFGTMDDFQHLVDKAHDMGFKVMLDWVANHTGWDHPWIQNKSWYVTDAGGNIVAPEGWSDAAELNYDNRDMRAAMIDAMVYWVREADIDGFRADFASGAPQDFWETARRELDRIKPVYMLAEDDTQIGLLRQAFNSNYNMGLFYNIMKQIPGGGVSAADVKAFLEAQAKKYPRGAYPMNYITNHDANSWEGTASEMFGGAENLMAALSFTVPSMPLIYSGQEAGLNKRLQFFEKDEIDWSDLSKQDFYKRLIQTKRENPALWNGNAGGPIKYLAADDGQVLAFEREKDGNKVFVLLNLSGTARTAAVRAGASAGRYYDVFGQSYTDIGAEQSFTLAPWGYRIFAKSE; this comes from the coding sequence ATGGCAAGACGTTTTAAGGCGTTTACGGCATCCGTAGTGGCGGTGCTTATGGCAGCGGTATTTATGGCGGGCAATTTCGCGTATATTCAGCCCGTCCGCGCGGCGAGCCTAGAGGGCGTAACGCAGGCCGCCGGCCCGGTCCCGGACGGCTCGCTGCGGGTCCACTATCAGCGCGCCGATCAGCAATACGGCCATATGGGCCTGTGGTTGTGGGGCGACGTAAAGACGCCGTCCGAGCAGGCCGGCAACTGGCCGGGCGGGGCGGCCGCTTTTGACGGCAACCAAACCACAAGCTACGGGGCTTATCTCGACATCCCGCTCAAGGATAATGCCGCTCATCTTAATTTCATCGTGGTCGACAAGACGAACGGGGTCAAGGAGGGCGGCGATAAGTACGTCGCGTTGACGGCGTCGGGGCCGAAGGAAGTATGGATCAAGGAAGGTTCGGATGAGGTGTATCTCCAGGAGCCGTCCGGGCCGCCTACCGGCGGGCCGGAAGACAGTCAGGCTAATTTTCCCGCATGGTCGCAGGATTCCGTGATTTACGAAGTCAATGTCCGGCAGTTTACGAAAGAAGGCACTTTCGCGGCGTTCGAAGCGCATTTGCCGCGGCTTAAGGAGCTTGGCGCGGAGATTTTGTGGTTGATGCCGATCCACCCGATCTCGCAGGAGAAGCGGGTCGGCACGTTAGGATCGTATTATTCGGTCGCGGACTATAAGGCAGTGAATCCGGAGTTCGGGACGATGGACGATTTCCAGCACCTGGTGGACAAAGCGCACGACATGGGCTTTAAGGTGATGCTGGATTGGGTGGCCAACCACACCGGCTGGGATCACCCGTGGATACAAAATAAATCGTGGTACGTGACCGACGCCGGCGGCAACATCGTCGCTCCGGAAGGCTGGTCGGACGCCGCCGAGCTGAATTACGACAATCGCGACATGCGCGCGGCGATGATCGACGCCATGGTTTATTGGGTAAGGGAAGCGGACATCGACGGCTTCCGGGCCGATTTCGCCTCCGGCGCGCCGCAGGATTTCTGGGAGACGGCGCGGCGGGAACTGGATCGAATCAAGCCGGTTTACATGTTGGCCGAGGACGATACCCAAATTGGATTGCTGCGGCAAGCCTTCAACTCGAACTATAATATGGGGCTGTTCTACAATATCATGAAGCAGATTCCGGGCGGGGGAGTCAGCGCCGCGGATGTCAAAGCTTTTTTGGAGGCCCAGGCGAAAAAATACCCTAGAGGCGCTTACCCGATGAATTACATTACCAACCATGATGCGAACTCGTGGGAAGGCACCGCCTCCGAAATGTTCGGCGGAGCGGAGAACCTGATGGCCGCGCTTAGCTTTACCGTGCCCAGCATGCCGTTGATCTACTCAGGCCAGGAAGCGGGCCTGAACAAACGGCTGCAGTTTTTCGAAAAGGATGAGATCGACTGGAGCGATCTGTCCAAGCAGGATTTTTATAAGCGGCTGATTCAAACCAAACGGGAAAATCCGGCGCTGTGGAACGGCAATGCAGGCGGGCCGATCAAATATTTGGCGGCGGACGACGGGCAGGTGCTGGCGTTTGAGCGGGAGAAAGACGGGAACAAGGTGTTCGTGCTCCTCAACCTGTCGGGGACGGCGCGCACGGCGGCCGTTCGGGCCGGAGCTTCCGCCGGCCGCTATTATGATGTTTTCGGGCAATCTTACACGGATATCGGGGCTGAGCAGAGCTTTACGCTGGCGCCGTGGGGATATCGCATTTTCGCAAAGTCCGAATAG
- a CDS encoding ABC transporter permease: protein MKSGSPGLGRTLGRVKRNGGLYLLLLPAFVLTLLFAYKPMYGVLIAFKDYSPALGIGDSPWAGFKHFEKFFNSYQFFTTIKNTIVISLYSIATFPIPIVLALMVNQMRPNRFRRFFQTVSYMPHFISTVVMVGLMLILLSPSTGLVGNLYKLFGAEAPDLIGSAAWFSSLYVWSDVWQHVGWDSIIFIAALSTVDPSLYEAATVDGASRWHKIRYIDLPMLMPTAITLLILRVGGLLGVGFEKVYLMQNDLNITASEILSTYIYKIGLLSSQYSFSSAVNLFNTVINFLLLILVNQISKKYSENSLW, encoded by the coding sequence ATGAAATCCGGTTCTCCCGGCCTGGGGCGGACGCTCGGCCGGGTCAAACGCAACGGAGGACTTTATTTGCTGCTGTTGCCCGCGTTTGTGCTTACGCTGCTGTTTGCGTACAAACCGATGTACGGGGTGCTTATCGCCTTCAAGGACTACAGTCCGGCTTTGGGGATCGGGGACAGTCCGTGGGCGGGATTCAAGCATTTCGAGAAATTTTTCAACTCGTATCAATTTTTCACGACGATTAAAAACACAATTGTGATCAGCCTGTACAGCATCGCCACGTTTCCGATTCCGATCGTGCTGGCCTTGATGGTTAACCAGATGCGCCCAAACCGGTTCCGGCGTTTTTTCCAGACGGTCTCGTACATGCCGCATTTCATCTCGACGGTCGTTATGGTCGGGCTGATGCTTATATTGCTCTCCCCAAGCACCGGGCTCGTCGGCAATCTGTACAAATTGTTCGGCGCCGAAGCGCCCGATCTGATAGGCTCGGCCGCCTGGTTCAGCAGCTTGTACGTCTGGTCGGACGTGTGGCAGCATGTCGGGTGGGACAGCATCATTTTTATCGCTGCGCTGTCCACGGTCGATCCGAGCTTGTACGAGGCGGCCACGGTCGACGGGGCCAGCCGCTGGCACAAAATCCGTTACATCGATCTTCCGATGCTGATGCCGACGGCGATTACGCTGCTGATTTTGCGGGTCGGCGGACTGCTTGGGGTCGGGTTTGAAAAGGTGTACCTGATGCAAAACGACCTGAACATTACCGCCAGCGAAATTTTGTCCACGTACATTTACAAAATCGGGCTGCTGAGCAGCCAGTACAGCTTTTCCTCGGCCGTTAACCTGTTCAACACCGTGATCAATTTCTTGCTGCTCATTCTGGTGAACCAGATCTCCAAAAAATACAGCGAGAACAGTCTTTGGTAA
- a CDS encoding carbohydrate ABC transporter permease, translating to MESGHPEASPAAQPVNNRSSDKVMEVALYVFAVLFLIILMYPLYFIVVASFSDPSAVANGQVWFYPKGFTLDGYKELLKHENIWIGYRNTILYTVVGTAIGLIVNVSAAYALSRKDLVGRKFLSLFFIFTMFFSGGLIPTFLTVRDFHLYDTFLVMVLPFSVIVYDIIVARTFFQSSIPEDLWEAAQIDGCGNLRYFVQIVLPLSKAIIAVLGLWIAVGYWNSYFNALIYLKNPDLHPLQLILRNILITNQMQSGMGTGEAAQIALRLANLMRYSVIIVATVPIMCVYPFLQKYFNQGVMIGAVKS from the coding sequence ATGGAATCAGGGCATCCGGAAGCAAGTCCGGCCGCGCAGCCGGTCAACAACCGATCCTCCGACAAGGTGATGGAGGTGGCGCTGTATGTATTCGCGGTCTTGTTTCTGATCATTTTGATGTATCCGCTTTATTTTATCGTCGTCGCCTCCTTCAGCGATCCGTCCGCGGTGGCGAACGGGCAGGTGTGGTTTTATCCCAAGGGCTTCACGCTGGACGGGTACAAGGAGCTGCTGAAGCACGAAAATATTTGGATCGGCTACCGGAACACGATTTTGTATACTGTAGTTGGCACGGCCATCGGCCTGATCGTCAACGTTTCGGCGGCTTATGCGCTGTCGCGCAAAGACCTCGTTGGACGGAAATTTCTCTCTTTGTTTTTTATCTTTACGATGTTTTTCAGCGGCGGGCTGATTCCTACCTTTCTAACGGTCCGCGATTTCCACCTGTACGATACGTTTCTGGTCATGGTTCTGCCGTTTTCCGTCATCGTGTACGACATCATCGTCGCCAGGACCTTTTTTCAGTCGAGCATTCCCGAGGATTTGTGGGAGGCGGCGCAAATCGACGGCTGCGGCAACCTCCGTTATTTCGTCCAAATCGTGCTGCCGCTGTCCAAGGCGATCATCGCGGTGCTGGGACTTTGGATCGCCGTCGGCTACTGGAACTCTTATTTCAATGCCTTGATTTATTTGAAAAATCCCGACCTGCATCCGCTGCAGTTGATCCTGCGGAACATTCTGATCACGAACCAGATGCAGTCCGGCATGGGCACCGGCGAAGCCGCGCAAATCGCGCTCCGGCTGGCCAACCTGATGCGCTATTCCGTCATCATCGTCGCCACCGTGCCGATCATGTGCGTATACCCCTTCCTGCAAAAATACTTCAACCAGGGAGTCATGATCGGCGCGGTAAAAAGTTAG